CACATCCGTCATTAAAAGGCAAGCTGGAGGTCCCGGGTGATAAATCAATCTCTCATAGGGCCGTTATGTTTGGGTCTGTTGCAGAAGGCGAAACGACAATCAGCCATTTCTTGGAGGGGGAAGATTGTCTAAGCACCATTGATTGCTTCCGTAAGCTTGGGGTAAACATTGAACAAAATGGAACCGATGTGAAGGTATTTGGAAAGGGATTTACCGGGCTTAGCGCTCCGAGTGAGGTCCTTGACGTGGGTAATTCAGGCACATCTATTAGACTTCTGCTCGGTTTATTGGCTGGAGTGCCTTTTGATCTAACTTTCACAGGGGATGAATCTATCGCCAAAAGACCTATGAAACGGGTAGTTGCTCCCCTTCGTCAAATGGGAGCACAAATTAACGGCCGGGATGACGGAAATCTTATCCCGCTGACAGTAAAAGGATCAGCTCTCACAGGAATAGAATATGAACTGCCTGTTGCGAGCGCACAGGTGAAATCAGCGATATTGCTTGCGGGTCTTCAGGCAGACGGCGAGACGACAGTCATCGAAAAGGAGCGGACGCGAGACCATACTGAGAAGATGATTCAATCGTTCGGGGGCCATATTTCTGTTGATGGGCTGCGCATTACGGTGAGAGGCGGCCAATCCTTTAAAGGGGGGCATATCACCGTTCCGGGAGATATTTCGTCAGCTGCCTTTTGGCTTGCGGCTGGAGCCATTGTACCTGGCAGCGAGATTACGATTGAGAATGTTGGTCTAAACCCAACACGTACTGGCATTATTGATGTCTTGCGGGAAATGGGGGCAGATATGGATGTTTTTGTCGATGAGAAGGCAGGTTTGGGAGAGGAAGTTGGGACCATCACCATCCGTTATTCCAAACTGCGAGGGACAATAATCGGAGGAGATATCATTCCAAGGTTAATAGATGAAATCCCCATTATTGCCCTAATGGCCACACAGGCAAAAGGTCAGACAATCATCAAGAATGCCGAGGAATTAAAAGTAAAGGAAACAAATCGGATTGACGCCATTGCTACACAGCTCGGCCGGCTAGGAGCCATGATTACCCCGACGGACGATGGATTGATTATTGAGGGGGAACAATCCCTGCACGGCGGAAAGGTAGACAGTCTCACTGACCATAGGATTGGCATGACGCTGAGTATTGCCTCCTTATTATCGGACGGTCCTGTGGAGCTTGAGAACGAGAGCGCAATCTCCGTCTCATATCCAAGCTTTTTTGATGACCTGGAAAGGTTAATAAACTAACATGTTTAAGGGCATTCAGATTCTAGTGAAGCTGGATGCCTTTTTGTATGCAGAGATAGGTGAATTTAATAGACTAGAGAGCATCTATGACGTATTCTCGTAACTTTCTTAACCATTTTAACGGTCATGGTGCTAAATCGAAGGAAAGGAACATAGCATGTCTTTAAGAGAATATCAATGTGGGGAAGTTAATGGACTTTACTATCGAATAAATATTTGGTAGGGTGGTGAATGTCGCAGGGTATACTAGACGGGCTCTAGATGAAATTAAATCTATTCTAGGTATCGAAAATTGGCTATACTGTATATACAGGAAGTGATTATTTTCATGCATATCATCCACTAAATCTTCCTCTGCAGCTATTCATTTGATTTTTACCACAGGAAAACACGATGTCTACATAGAATACATTCATAAGCAGGTTCCTTTGGGAGCGTTTCCAGACATGGACAAGTTAATGTTTGTAGCGCGATGCTGAATTTACGGCTGGAATAAACGCCGTATCACTGCTTACAGTTGGTCCAAATTAACCGTTCGAAATGAGCATTTGGAAAGGAATATAGGGAAATGAATATTGAAACAATCAGAAAAAAACTTTTGCAAGGTGAATGGGAAGAAGCAAAAACACATATAAATTTAATTAAGGAATCTCAAAACGATGAGGATATTTTTACATTGGCAGAAGAACTAGCTTCTTTAGGTTTTATGGAAGAGGCAAAGGAATTGTTTGAGGAGCTTGAGAAACGGTATCCGGAGGAAGGAGAGGTTCTTTTCTCACTGGCAGAAGTCTCAGCAGAACTGGGCAATGAAGAGGAAGCGCTATTGTATTTGGAGAAAATTGAAAACGATGACCCAATGTATCCAGGGGCATTGCTGCTGCTTGGCGACCTTTATCAGGCAATGGGAATGGAAGAAGTGAGCGTTCGAAAGCTGCTGGAAGCTAATGTTATCCTGCCTGATGAGCCGATTGTGAAATTTGCCTTGGCAGAACTTTATTATCAACAAGGAAATTTCCGTGAAGCCGTAGAATTATATACTTATATTTCTCAAAATGATTCAAGCATTAATGGCATTTCCATTAATAAGCGTTTGGCTTTATCACTCGTATCTCTTGGTGAATTTGAAGAATCACTGCCATATTTTAATAAGGCAGAACGAGAGGACAATGACAATGATGTAAACTTGCTGTTCGAATATGGGTTTGCCGCATTTCATGCCGGTGAATATGTCACGGCTATTGCCAAGTTCAGTGATTTGAAGGAAATGGACCCGGCTTATCATTCCTTGTATATGTATTTAGCAATGGCCTATGAGGAGAATAAAGATCTTCAGATGGCGATTGAAGTGGCTGAAGAGGGAATGAAAGAAGACCCGTTCAATAAAGAAATATTCCTTTATGGAGCAGAATTGGCATCCAAGAAAGGAGATTCTCCAAAAGCGATTAAGTGGCTTTCAGAGGCCATAGCGATCGATCCTGGTTATTTGGAGGCAATCTTGACACTGGGCAAATTATACCTGCATGAGGAACAATATTCAGAGGTTATTGATTTAGTCTCATCTGTGCGTGAAATGGGAGAAGAGGATCCTCAATTTGATTGGTTAATGGCAACGGCCTATTCAGAGCTAGAGGAATATGAGCAAGCCCTCTCGTCCTATCGTGAAGCTTATCAGCATTTCATGGAGAATAAGGAATTCTTGCACGAATATGGTTACTTCTTGCTTGAAGACAGTAAATTTGAGGAAGCTCGATCCATCTTTGAGAAGCTATTGAAGGATGATCCAAGTAATGATGAGTATCTGGATATTTTAGAAAGAATTTAAATTATATGCGCAGAGGAGGGCTCCACCATTGAAAACCCCTGTATCTGTCGATGAGAAAAAAGAATTCATCCGTTGGTTTCTGAATAATTATCAATTAAAGCGGCGCGAATGTGTGTGGATATTGAACTATTTGATGAGTCATGATCAGCTGATGAGGAATGTCCATTTTGTTGAGGGAGCCAAATATTGCCCAAAAGGGATGGTTATGTCCACACATTGTGTGGATGACGTGCCTTTTCGATTCTATAAGAGCAATATCATGACAACTGATGCAGAGAAATCCTTCCATGACATCAGATTAAACCGTGAGGAAGACATTTATATTCAATTGAACTTTCGAACAGCGTATTCTTCCTACCAATATGCAGCTGTCTTGGAGGAAAATCCGTATTTGCCGAAGAATCTGCCTGGGAATGAGCAAGACCAGCATATCGCCGAGAGCATTCTGGAAGAAAGCTTGAATCGTTTTGAGGAAGAGCGGCTGCTGAAATTGATTGACGTGTCGATTGATGAAAGAGACCATGCTCAATTCACCCTATTAAGCAATCGCCTGAAAAGGCTCCGCACAAAGAAAAAATCCCTGACTTAAATCCCGTCAGCAAATAAGCCAGATCGCTTAGCGTTAGAGGAGCTAAGCGGCCTGGCTTTTTTTATGCGTTTCTGTATAATTTTTACTTATTTTAGTTTACAATGAAATGGACACGAGGAGGGATTACATGAAGTATCAAACGGGTGATATGGAGATGTTTCAGCGTTCTAGGGAATATGTGGATACAGTGATCATTCCATTGAATGCGATTACATTTGAGAAAGGCGTCAACCAGGCTGTGGCATCCTATGAATATCTGAGCCTGCTGACCTATGAGCTTGAGAGAGAGTTGAAGGGAAGAATTTTTCTGGCACATCCAGTTCCCTATATGAAAGAAAGCGGACAAGAGTTCAAGAACGGTCTATTAAGTCAATGGAGAGAATTCTATAGGGAAGCGGGATTCACCTATATTCGATTCCTTACGACGGATAATAAATGGTTAAGCGCTGCGAATCAGGAAGAGATTCTTTGGTTTCCCTCCATTCAGACCGATAAAATGCCTAAAGAGGCGATCAAGCAAGTCTTGGATGATCATACAGAGCAAATTACGGAGCTGTTGAGGGAAGCTTGGAACACTGATTGAAAATACTTACATAATAAACCATCTATTTCCTTAATTGGGAGTTTGTTGACCTATCAAAAATATTAGGATATTATTGTAATGTCCTAGTTTTATAAAGTTTGTGCAATTCTGTAATTTTGTCAGACTTTCCATATAAGGGGGGAGAAATTAAATGAGCAGCCAAAAAGTTTCAAGACGCCAATTCTTGAATTACACACTCATGGGTGTTGGGGGATTCATGGGTGCGGCAATGGTTATGCCGATGCTGCGGTTTGCGGTCGATCCTGCCTTAAAGGCTAATGCCTCAGGTGACTTTATTAATACAGGCTTAAAAATCAGTGAGATTACGGAAACACCGACTCGCGTCGATTACAAGCTGAAAGTCCAGGATGGCTGGTATGAAGCAGAGGAGACGAGAACAGCGTGGGTTTACAAGGATGAAGGAGGCGACGTTGTCGCTTTATCTCCTGTATGTAAGCACTTAGGCTGTACAGTCAACTGGGAGGGTGATGAGAAGCATAAGAATGAGTTCTATTGCCCTTGTCATGGCGGCCGTTATGAGAAAAACGGTAAGAATATTCCGAATACACCGCCGATCGGTCCGCTTGATTTGTATGATATGCAGGAAAAAGATGGAGTATTGTACTTAGGCAACACAAAAACAAATGAGGTGTAGGGAGGCGTAACCATTGCTGAATAAAATGTATGATTGGATTGATGAGCGGCTGGATATAACGCCACTTTGGCGCGACATCGCTGATCATGAAGTCCCAGAGCATGTAAACCCTGCCCATCACTTTTCGGCATTTGTTTATTGTTTTGGGGGATTGACATTCTTTATTGTTGTTATTCAAATTCTATCCGGCATGTTCCTGACGATGTATTATGTGCCAGATATCGAGAATGCATGGAATTCTGTGTATTTCTTGCAGAATGAAGTGGCTTTTGGCCAAATTGTAAGGGGAATGCATCACTGGGGAGCTAGTGTGGTAATCGTCATGATGTTTTTACATACAATGCGCGTGTTCTTCCAGGGAGCTTATAAAAAGCCACGTGAATTAAACTGGATTGTTGGAGTTCTTATTTTCTTTATTATGCTAGCTTTAGGTCTGACGGGTTACCTTCTTCCTTGGGAT
This DNA window, taken from Pradoshia eiseniae, encodes the following:
- the aroA gene encoding 3-phosphoshikimate 1-carboxyvinyltransferase, producing the protein MVKRLEFTHPSLKGKLEVPGDKSISHRAVMFGSVAEGETTISHFLEGEDCLSTIDCFRKLGVNIEQNGTDVKVFGKGFTGLSAPSEVLDVGNSGTSIRLLLGLLAGVPFDLTFTGDESIAKRPMKRVVAPLRQMGAQINGRDDGNLIPLTVKGSALTGIEYELPVASAQVKSAILLAGLQADGETTVIEKERTRDHTEKMIQSFGGHISVDGLRITVRGGQSFKGGHITVPGDISSAAFWLAAGAIVPGSEITIENVGLNPTRTGIIDVLREMGADMDVFVDEKAGLGEEVGTITIRYSKLRGTIIGGDIIPRLIDEIPIIALMATQAKGQTIIKNAEELKVKETNRIDAIATQLGRLGAMITPTDDGLIIEGEQSLHGGKVDSLTDHRIGMTLSIASLLSDGPVELENESAISVSYPSFFDDLERLIN
- a CDS encoding tetratricopeptide repeat protein; this translates as MNIETIRKKLLQGEWEEAKTHINLIKESQNDEDIFTLAEELASLGFMEEAKELFEELEKRYPEEGEVLFSLAEVSAELGNEEEALLYLEKIENDDPMYPGALLLLGDLYQAMGMEEVSVRKLLEANVILPDEPIVKFALAELYYQQGNFREAVELYTYISQNDSSINGISINKRLALSLVSLGEFEESLPYFNKAEREDNDNDVNLLFEYGFAAFHAGEYVTAIAKFSDLKEMDPAYHSLYMYLAMAYEENKDLQMAIEVAEEGMKEDPFNKEIFLYGAELASKKGDSPKAIKWLSEAIAIDPGYLEAILTLGKLYLHEEQYSEVIDLVSSVREMGEEDPQFDWLMATAYSELEEYEQALSSYREAYQHFMENKEFLHEYGYFLLEDSKFEEARSIFEKLLKDDPSNDEYLDILERI
- a CDS encoding ReoY family proteolytic degradation factor; protein product: MKTPVSVDEKKEFIRWFLNNYQLKRRECVWILNYLMSHDQLMRNVHFVEGAKYCPKGMVMSTHCVDDVPFRFYKSNIMTTDAEKSFHDIRLNREEDIYIQLNFRTAYSSYQYAAVLEENPYLPKNLPGNEQDQHIAESILEESLNRFEEERLLKLIDVSIDERDHAQFTLLSNRLKRLRTKKKSLT
- a CDS encoding DUF2487 family protein; translated protein: MKYQTGDMEMFQRSREYVDTVIIPLNAITFEKGVNQAVASYEYLSLLTYELERELKGRIFLAHPVPYMKESGQEFKNGLLSQWREFYREAGFTYIRFLTTDNKWLSAANQEEILWFPSIQTDKMPKEAIKQVLDDHTEQITELLREAWNTD
- a CDS encoding QcrA and Rieske domain-containing protein; the encoded protein is MSSQKVSRRQFLNYTLMGVGGFMGAAMVMPMLRFAVDPALKANASGDFINTGLKISEITETPTRVDYKLKVQDGWYEAEETRTAWVYKDEGGDVVALSPVCKHLGCTVNWEGDEKHKNEFYCPCHGGRYEKNGKNIPNTPPIGPLDLYDMQEKDGVLYLGNTKTNEV
- the qcrB gene encoding menaquinol-cytochrome c reductase cytochrome b subunit, whose translation is MLNKMYDWIDERLDITPLWRDIADHEVPEHVNPAHHFSAFVYCFGGLTFFIVVIQILSGMFLTMYYVPDIENAWNSVYFLQNEVAFGQIVRGMHHWGASVVIVMMFLHTMRVFFQGAYKKPRELNWIVGVLIFFIMLALGLTGYLLPWDMKALFATKVTLTIIDSVPFIGPYLMTLLAGDPTIIGAQTLTRFFAIHVFFLPAALIGLIAAHFLMIRKQGISGPL